A single window of Treponema denticola ATCC 35405 DNA harbors:
- a CDS encoding HRDC domain-containing protein: MQFKLFVIPISNYLKTIDEMNIFLRSHKIITHTKEFVNSGENSFYSILVEYLDSPISAADKEKSSIDYKDILKPEEFAFFPYLRDERKKLAEQAGIPIYAVLNNAQLSQIAVEKPKSISELSKIEGIGQGKCEKFGEAFLQAVHNYEKKRQSISQDNRME, translated from the coding sequence ATGCAGTTTAAATTATTTGTTATTCCAATATCTAACTATTTAAAAACCATAGATGAAATGAATATTTTTTTGCGTTCCCATAAAATTATCACTCATACAAAAGAATTCGTTAATTCAGGGGAAAACAGTTTTTATTCCATACTTGTAGAATACCTTGATTCCCCTATTTCTGCAGCTGATAAAGAAAAATCATCGATCGATTATAAAGATATCTTAAAGCCTGAAGAGTTTGCTTTTTTTCCCTATCTACGAGATGAACGCAAAAAACTTGCAGAACAAGCAGGTATACCGATTTATGCGGTATTAAACAACGCTCAACTTTCTCAAATTGCAGTCGAAAAACCTAAAAGCATATCCGAATTATCTAAAATTGAAGGAATCGGACAGGGAAAATGTGAAAAATTCGGCGAAGCGTTTTTACAAGCGGTGCATAACTATGAAAAGAAAAGGCAATCTATATCACAAGATAACCGAATGGAATAA
- a CDS encoding formylglycine-generating enzyme family protein — protein sequence MKNTNSKLKTKVLNRAISITALLLAAGVLLTGCPTGQGKSGGGESSEVTPNTPVDKTYTVGSVEFTMKGIAAVNAQLGHNDYSINQPHTVSLSAYLIGETEVTQELWQAVMGNNPSHFNGSPAVGETQGKRPVENVNWYQAIAFCNKLSIKLNLEPCYTVNVGGNPVDFAALSFDQIPDSNNADWDKAELDINKKGFRLPTEAEWEWAAKGGTDDKWSGTNTEAELKNYAWYGSNSGSKTHEVKKKKPNWYGLYDIAGNVAEWCWDWRADIHTGDSFPQDYPGPASGSGRVLRGGSWAGSADYCAVGERVNISPGVRCSDLGFRLACRP from the coding sequence ATGAAAAACACTAATTCCAAACTGAAGACTAAGGTCTTAAATCGGGCAATATCTATTACTGCATTGTTGTTGGCTGCGGGAGTCTTATTGACCGGTTGTCCTACAGGTCAGGGAAAATCCGGCGGAGGTGAATCTTCTGAAGTAACTCCTAATACTCCTGTTGATAAGACATATACTGTAGGTTCAGTCGAATTTACCATGAAAGGAATAGCTGCCGTGAATGCCCAGTTGGGACATAATGATTACTCTATTAACCAGCCGCATACCGTAAGTTTAAGTGCCTATCTTATAGGGGAGACAGAAGTAACGCAGGAGCTGTGGCAGGCAGTGATGGGCAATAATCCGAGCCATTTTAATGGAAGCCCTGCCGTAGGCGAAACACAGGGAAAGCGTCCTGTAGAAAATGTAAACTGGTATCAAGCAATAGCTTTTTGTAATAAACTCAGTATAAAACTAAATCTTGAACCCTGCTATACGGTAAATGTTGGAGGAAACCCCGTTGATTTTGCTGCTCTTAGCTTTGATCAAATTCCTGACAGTAATAATGCAGATTGGGATAAGGCAGAGCTAGATATAAATAAAAAGGGCTTTAGACTTCCAACGGAGGCGGAATGGGAATGGGCAGCTAAGGGAGGAACTGATGATAAATGGTCAGGAACAAATACCGAGGCTGAACTTAAAAACTATGCTTGGTACGGTTCAAACAGCGGATCAAAAACCCATGAGGTAAAGAAGAAAAAACCTAATTGGTATGGTCTTTATGATATTGCGGGAAATGTAGCGGAATGGTGCTGGGATTGGCGTGCCGATATCCATACCGGGGACTCTTTCCCTCAAGACTATCCTGGCCCCGCGTCAGGCTCTGGCCGTGTTTTACGCGGCGGCAGCTGGGCCGGCAGCGCGGACTACTGCGCTGTAGGCGAACGGGTCAACATCAGTCCTGGCGTCAGGTGCAGCGATCTTGGCTTCCGCCTGGCTTGCCGGCCTTAA
- a CDS encoding methyl-accepting chemotaxis protein gives MKNKKHFSIRKKLLIVFGLLIILGGVIQGSVSWYTFRKTMIKDVEERLTDKAADIAILVESIIDVDFEYLRGVARIPDLNDDSLSYPQKSARLQQELSSDNDGAFLNICDLNGNTYYMDGRVVSVADRYWYKTALEGNYFISEPYLSPDTGKIHVVFSLPIYNTDGEISGVMCAGLQGLILSEDIKDLIIGKTGYCYMMGKDGTIIAHRDNKLVSGFVNYQKLAENDAELKSVAEFQKKALQDEEPGVGYYTLDGEKNIGAYAKMEKNGWTIVIRAPVNEFLISLNTLTRAIIISVIIILLVTIIIAFIISTKMVGPVKTAMNVLRDIAQGEGDLTVQLPLIGNDEVTQLSEYFNETIEKIRLSIKSVDLNAGTMQNIGDELAGNMTETASAVNQISANVEGIKQQAITQAASVSQTSATVEEIINTIKKLDERIELQASSVARSSASVEEMVANIGSITQTLEKSDDAIKNLATATADGKDTVLNSNTITQKIAEESGSLLEASSVIQHIASQTNLLAMNAAIEAAHAGEAGKGFAVVADEIRKLAEDSAAQGKTITAVLKTLSNEIEVLSSSSKTVEEKFNTIFSLSEEVKTMSNTLTEAMREQENGSKEVLAAIRDINAVTVEVKEGSAEMLRGGEQTAEEMQKLDGLTRVITDGMNEMAAGVIEINNAVQEVNEITQKNKISIENLADEVKKFKI, from the coding sequence ATGAAAAATAAAAAGCATTTTTCAATACGAAAAAAATTATTGATTGTTTTCGGATTATTGATTATATTGGGCGGAGTTATACAGGGCTCCGTATCGTGGTATACCTTTAGAAAGACAATGATTAAAGATGTCGAAGAACGCTTAACGGATAAGGCTGCCGATATTGCTATCCTTGTGGAAAGCATAATAGATGTCGATTTTGAGTATTTAAGAGGTGTGGCTCGTATTCCCGATTTAAATGACGACAGTTTGTCGTATCCTCAAAAATCTGCACGGCTGCAGCAGGAGCTCTCCTCAGACAATGACGGTGCTTTTTTAAATATATGCGACTTAAACGGCAATACATATTATATGGACGGAAGAGTAGTTTCGGTTGCAGACAGATATTGGTATAAGACGGCTCTTGAAGGAAACTATTTTATTTCGGAGCCCTATCTTTCTCCGGACACGGGTAAGATTCACGTCGTTTTTTCTTTGCCGATTTACAACACAGACGGTGAAATTTCGGGTGTTATGTGCGCAGGGCTTCAAGGGCTTATTTTGTCGGAAGATATTAAAGATCTTATTATAGGTAAAACAGGTTACTGCTACATGATGGGTAAAGACGGTACCATTATTGCACATAGGGACAATAAGCTTGTTTCCGGTTTTGTCAATTATCAAAAACTTGCGGAAAATGATGCCGAATTGAAATCGGTAGCGGAATTTCAGAAAAAAGCCTTGCAGGATGAAGAGCCGGGAGTAGGTTATTACACTCTTGACGGAGAAAAAAATATCGGCGCTTATGCAAAAATGGAAAAGAACGGATGGACGATCGTTATACGGGCTCCTGTAAACGAATTCTTAATTTCGCTTAATACGCTGACCCGCGCAATCATAATTTCAGTTATTATAATACTGCTTGTAACAATAATTATTGCGTTTATTATTTCTACAAAGATGGTAGGGCCCGTGAAGACTGCCATGAATGTGCTTAGGGATATTGCCCAAGGCGAAGGAGACCTAACCGTTCAGCTTCCTCTTATCGGAAATGATGAGGTTACTCAGCTGTCGGAATATTTTAACGAAACAATCGAAAAAATACGTCTTTCCATTAAATCTGTTGATTTAAATGCCGGAACAATGCAGAATATCGGTGACGAGCTTGCGGGTAATATGACGGAAACTGCAAGCGCAGTAAACCAAATAAGTGCAAACGTTGAAGGTATTAAGCAGCAAGCTATTACACAGGCCGCAAGTGTCAGCCAGACATCGGCAACCGTAGAAGAAATTATCAATACGATAAAAAAACTTGATGAGAGAATAGAACTTCAGGCATCCAGCGTTGCCCGTTCTTCTGCTTCGGTGGAAGAGATGGTTGCAAACATCGGCTCAATTACTCAAACCCTTGAAAAAAGCGACGATGCCATTAAAAATCTTGCAACGGCAACCGCCGACGGAAAAGATACAGTGTTAAACTCGAATACGATTACACAAAAAATAGCCGAAGAATCGGGCAGCCTTTTGGAAGCTTCAAGTGTTATTCAGCACATTGCAAGCCAGACAAACCTCCTTGCGATGAACGCCGCAATTGAGGCTGCCCACGCAGGCGAAGCCGGAAAAGGTTTTGCTGTCGTAGCCGATGAAATAAGAAAACTCGCTGAGGATTCCGCTGCTCAAGGTAAGACCATTACCGCCGTATTAAAAACCTTAAGCAACGAAATTGAAGTCTTGTCGTCTTCTTCCAAAACCGTTGAAGAAAAATTTAATACCATCTTCTCGCTTTCCGAAGAAGTAAAGACGATGAGTAATACTTTAACCGAAGCAATGAGGGAACAGGAAAACGGAAGTAAAGAAGTGCTTGCCGCTATCCGAGACATCAATGCCGTAACGGTAGAAGTAAAAGAAGGTTCCGCCGAAATGTTAAGAGGCGGCGAGCAAACTGCCGAAGAAATGCAAAAACTGGACGGTCTTACGCGGGTTATTACCGACGGAATGAACGAAATGGCTGCCGGCGTTATCGAGATAAACAATGCGGTACAGGAAGTAAACGAAATTACTCAAAAAAATAAGATAAGCATAGAAAACCTTGCGGATGAGGTTAAAAAGTTTAAGATTTAA
- the rdgB gene encoding RdgB/HAM1 family non-canonical purine NTP pyrophosphatase has product MKIYLASGNVNKKREVQELLPSHTIVLPKDEGIEFDPEETGSTFFENAMIKAKALYHIVKAPVLADDSGLCVDFLNGAPGIHSARYGSIEGEHVSAEAGINKVLSELKGVKDRSARFACCMVCLLDENRFYSVQETCEGHITEAPSGSGGFGYDPIFFVEKFGKTFAELTSEQKNSISHRGRALFSISRFIKGS; this is encoded by the coding sequence ATGAAAATATATCTGGCATCCGGAAATGTAAACAAAAAAAGGGAAGTGCAGGAGCTTCTTCCGTCTCATACGATCGTTTTGCCTAAAGATGAGGGCATAGAATTTGATCCTGAAGAAACGGGAAGTACTTTTTTTGAAAATGCTATGATAAAGGCAAAGGCTCTTTACCATATTGTAAAAGCTCCTGTTCTTGCAGATGATTCCGGTCTTTGTGTCGACTTTTTAAACGGAGCTCCCGGTATTCATTCCGCACGATACGGTTCTATTGAAGGAGAGCATGTTTCGGCTGAAGCAGGTATTAACAAGGTCCTTTCAGAATTAAAGGGCGTAAAAGACCGAAGTGCCCGTTTTGCTTGCTGCATGGTTTGCCTTTTGGACGAAAACCGTTTTTATTCGGTGCAGGAAACATGTGAAGGTCATATAACCGAAGCTCCGTCAGGTTCGGGCGGTTTCGGCTACGATCCCATATTCTTTGTAGAAAAGTTCGGCAAAACCTTTGCCGAACTTACTTCTGAACAAAAAAATTCCATTTCGCATAGGGGCAGAGCTCTTTTTTCAATTTCAAGATTTATAAAGGGGTCTTAA
- a CDS encoding DUF2225 domain-containing protein, with the protein MIRKQAEKESRTGSITFYSKEQVQCPVCSTKFKREELHSGGGRLIAGDLTDELRRLYEPSAKYGEIFPTVYNLTVCHKCLYTAFPQDFAIPSRPVIEKLFENTEARYEAVKGLFHNVDFTKSRGLNEGAASYYLAILCYELFEEKFSPTIKQAICAIRAAWLFDELGKKYPEENYKYVSDLFYRKATFLYRRALELESTGTEIIAGLKSFGPDVDKNYGYDGIIYLSALLEYKYGQKIDMDMRLKRLDYHKFALAKMFGLGKSSKNKPGPILEAARSLYDTLKVELKDVED; encoded by the coding sequence ATGATAAGAAAACAAGCAGAAAAGGAATCCCGTACAGGAAGTATAACTTTTTACTCAAAGGAACAAGTACAGTGCCCCGTGTGCAGTACAAAATTTAAAAGAGAAGAACTGCACTCAGGCGGAGGACGCTTAATTGCCGGAGACCTTACCGATGAATTACGCAGACTTTATGAACCTTCGGCAAAATACGGAGAAATATTTCCTACAGTGTACAATTTAACGGTCTGTCACAAATGTCTTTATACAGCCTTTCCGCAAGATTTTGCCATTCCTTCCCGTCCGGTCATAGAAAAACTTTTTGAAAATACCGAAGCAAGATATGAGGCCGTAAAAGGTCTTTTCCATAACGTTGATTTTACAAAATCCCGCGGTTTAAATGAAGGAGCAGCCTCATATTACCTTGCCATTTTATGTTACGAACTTTTTGAAGAAAAATTTTCGCCCACGATAAAACAGGCTATCTGTGCCATAAGAGCGGCATGGCTCTTTGACGAACTTGGTAAAAAATACCCTGAAGAAAATTATAAATATGTTTCAGACCTTTTTTATCGAAAGGCAACCTTTCTTTACCGCCGTGCTCTTGAATTGGAATCGACAGGAACGGAAATAATTGCAGGCTTAAAATCTTTCGGCCCTGATGTAGATAAAAACTACGGTTATGACGGTATAATCTATCTTTCAGCCCTCCTTGAATATAAGTATGGCCAAAAGATCGACATGGACATGCGCCTAAAACGCTTGGATTATCACAAATTTGCCCTTGCAAAAATGTTCGGTCTAGGAAAATCAAGTAAAAATAAGCCGGGCCCGATTTTGGAAGCGGCAAGAAGCCTTTACGACACTCTCAAGGTAGAGCTAAAGGATGTAGAAGATTAA
- the truA gene encoding tRNA pseudouridine(38-40) synthase TruA — translation MEISQNQKNILLTISYDGTNFCGWQKQTKEGAETFRTVQGELEKALTKIHKHPIETNGSGRTDSGVHAARQAVNFFCDIKSMRASNFLPALNSILPKDIRVMDAAEVSPLLHARFNALSRTYRYKIKCGKTIFAHEQPYTWHIRRYPDIAALNEMASCLSGELDCTAFSAAGDQSISKSRYIKKAVFFIENDYLIFEICANAFLWKMVRSIVGTLLHLDEIGASKKDFKDILESKMREKAGPTAPPQGLFLWSIEYPEDLLKAPPETF, via the coding sequence ATGGAAATCTCCCAAAATCAAAAAAACATACTCCTTACCATTTCCTATGACGGTACGAATTTTTGCGGATGGCAAAAACAAACCAAGGAAGGAGCTGAAACCTTCCGGACGGTTCAAGGAGAATTGGAAAAAGCCTTAACCAAAATTCATAAACATCCTATAGAAACAAACGGCTCAGGCCGTACGGATTCAGGTGTACACGCAGCCCGCCAGGCCGTAAACTTTTTTTGCGATATAAAAAGCATGAGGGCCTCAAATTTTTTACCGGCACTTAACTCAATCCTGCCTAAGGATATAAGGGTGATGGATGCAGCTGAAGTGTCCCCCCTCCTGCATGCACGCTTTAATGCTCTTTCAAGAACCTACCGCTATAAGATCAAATGCGGCAAAACAATCTTCGCCCACGAGCAGCCCTATACTTGGCACATAAGAAGATACCCCGACATAGCCGCCTTAAACGAAATGGCCTCCTGCCTTTCAGGAGAATTGGATTGTACCGCTTTTTCTGCAGCCGGAGATCAAAGTATAAGTAAATCCCGCTATATCAAAAAAGCAGTTTTTTTTATCGAAAACGATTATCTTATTTTTGAAATTTGTGCAAATGCCTTTTTATGGAAGATGGTACGCTCAATAGTAGGAACTCTTTTGCATTTAGACGAAATCGGAGCTTCCAAAAAAGATTTTAAAGATATCTTAGAATCAAAGATGAGGGAAAAGGCAGGCCCCACAGCACCGCCCCAAGGCCTTTTTTTATGGTCGATAGAATATCCTGAAGACCTGCTTAAAGCACCGCCGGAAACCTTTTAA
- a CDS encoding protease PrsW: MLTNMQIAALMFLSFALAIIWAFIVIRKENLSVKPLLYIFLFSFFAVLISILMQTIVYFLSQDFLKTTGYAYGILFDCFIHSSLPEETVKALLFSIFVKLLWSDKMKNMDEITPAQNRANIRILMLLSVFYGLIFASFENLAYAIRYPEAIWLRSFTSNILHACLGVYYLEISMVQKTRNIIKPFLFTWGIHGLYNMFFSIGSYFVIFGIVIVFFVISNAVSRYDRFKSN; the protein is encoded by the coding sequence ATGCTTACAAATATGCAGATTGCAGCACTAATGTTTCTTTCTTTTGCACTTGCAATTATTTGGGCTTTTATTGTTATAAGAAAAGAAAATTTATCGGTTAAACCATTATTATATATTTTTTTGTTTTCATTTTTTGCAGTCCTTATTTCGATTTTAATGCAGACTATTGTATACTTTTTGTCGCAGGATTTTTTAAAAACTACGGGATATGCTTACGGCATTCTTTTTGACTGTTTTATTCATTCTTCTCTGCCGGAAGAAACCGTTAAGGCACTGCTTTTTTCTATTTTTGTAAAATTGCTTTGGTCGGATAAGATGAAAAATATGGATGAGATTACTCCGGCTCAAAACAGGGCGAATATAAGGATTCTGATGCTTTTATCGGTGTTTTACGGCTTAATTTTTGCCTCTTTTGAGAATCTTGCTTATGCAATACGTTATCCGGAGGCAATCTGGCTTAGATCTTTTACTTCAAATATCTTACATGCGTGTTTGGGTGTATACTATCTTGAAATAAGCATGGTGCAAAAGACGAGGAATATTATAAAGCCTTTTCTTTTTACTTGGGGTATACACGGCCTATATAATATGTTTTTTTCCATAGGCTCTTATTTTGTAATCTTCGGAATAGTTATTGTGTTTTTTGTTATTTCTAATGCGGTAAGCAGATATGACCGCTTTAAGAGTAATTAA
- a CDS encoding SIR2 family NAD-dependent protein deacylase, producing MDKEKNDYDKLFSEITKARHLVAFTGAGISTLAGIKDFRGKDGLYKQPNTEKMFDIDVFYRDPSVYYGMAKEFIYGLEEKQPAIVHTVLADLEKRGILKAVITQNIDLLHQKAGSKNVIEVHGSPSVHYCINCSYTETFEETAKTAKTGEVPRCPKCGSPIKPAITFFGEALPQKALMKAETEASKSDFMLVLGTSLLVYPAAALPAYTLRNGGKIAIVNNQPTQFDSYTDLLFEDLEETFEEIDKRLKKV from the coding sequence ATGGATAAAGAAAAAAACGATTATGACAAACTTTTTTCGGAAATTACAAAAGCAAGGCACCTCGTAGCCTTCACGGGAGCCGGAATAAGCACCCTTGCAGGAATCAAGGACTTTAGAGGAAAAGACGGCCTTTATAAACAGCCGAACACGGAGAAAATGTTCGATATAGACGTCTTTTATCGGGATCCTTCGGTTTATTACGGAATGGCCAAGGAATTTATCTACGGATTGGAAGAAAAGCAGCCTGCAATCGTGCATACCGTCCTTGCCGACCTTGAAAAAAGGGGCATCCTAAAAGCCGTAATAACCCAAAACATTGATTTACTCCATCAAAAGGCTGGAAGCAAAAATGTAATTGAGGTACACGGCTCTCCATCGGTTCACTATTGTATAAACTGCTCTTACACCGAAACCTTTGAAGAAACCGCAAAAACGGCTAAAACGGGAGAAGTACCAAGGTGCCCTAAATGCGGAAGTCCTATAAAACCGGCAATAACTTTTTTTGGAGAAGCCCTTCCTCAAAAAGCCCTAATGAAGGCAGAAACGGAAGCTTCCAAGTCGGATTTTATGCTGGTTTTAGGTACAAGTCTTTTGGTTTATCCCGCAGCAGCTCTTCCGGCTTATACTTTAAGAAACGGAGGTAAGATAGCGATAGTAAACAATCAGCCTACCCAATTTGACTCCTATACGGACCTTTTATTTGAAGATTTGGAAGAAACTTTCGAAGAAATAGACAAAAGATTAAAGAAAGTTTAA